The DNA window AAGAGCCTCACGGTGCTGGTCGGGCGACAGCTCGTTGTAGGAGAACACCTGCTGCTTGGAGGCTTTTCCGAAGGTGTGGTTCTCGACAATCTCCGGCAGACCGTAGTCGTTGACCCTGAAAGCGAATGGCGCGAAGTCCATTGACCGGATACATGATGCCGACACCTCGGTCACTTCATCATCTGTCGTGCTTTTGGAAACCTGCAATACGGTCTCGGCCTTGTTGTTCAGCTCCGTGCCGACATGACCGCGCACGTTGTCATCGCTCTTGTTAAGGTGCAGGACAGTGTGGATGTGTATCTGATACTTGTCCGTCCACTCCATCAGCTTATTGATGAGCCTTGACGATTCGGTGGCGTTGTTGATGTCAAACATCAGGTCGCGTACACCGTCTATGATTACCAGTCCGACATTCGGTGTTGTGGCAATCGCCCGGTCGATAATCTCCAGTCTTATGTCAGGCACCTGTGCCCTAAGCTGGGCAAAAATAAGATTGTCGGGATGACGGTCGAGCGGCAGACCGGCAAGTTGCAATGCCCGGCGAATCACCTTCTGACAATGATAGGGACTCTGCTCGGTGTCGAAGTAGAGGACAGTCCGCTTGTTGTCGGGAAATTCGGCTACATATCGCAACACCTCCCCGTTTATCAGCGCAGCCGCTACGATGGCACTGACATTGAAAGTCTTCTTGCTCTTCGCTTTCCCAGTCGATGCCGAGAAGTTTCCGAGGGTGCCGATAACGGAGCCGTTGCAAAAGAGAACCTCCGGTGCCACGGCAATCTCGTCCGTCACTCTGATTTGCGAAGTATGCCACAGTACATCCAATTCGTTGGCATCCATCATCGTTTGCCGCGCTCAATGATGAGACATTCCACATCCGCCTGGCGGTAATAGACCTTGCGGCCTATCTTCACAGGCACGATGTATTTCTTTCTCTCCCAGTTCCACAGGGTGGTGGGACAGATGTTGAATTTTTCCAGCACTTCCGCTTTGGGCAGAAGTTTTTCCTGCGACTGTTTCACCATCGGCGAGAGCAGTGCCTCCTTCGCCTCGCTGATAAAATGGTCGGCAAACTCCACAAGGTCTTCGATTTTTATGTTGAGGGTAAGACCGGTAACCCCACTCTTGACGAGTTCAATAATGTTATTCATACAAGTTTTGTTCCGCCGGATGATGGAAGGCATGGAGCGATGGCGGATTTAGGTCATCCCATACCTTTCGTCACGATTGACGTGGATTCGTGGTCTTTCCAATTTGAAAACAGGCATGGCGATAGCGTTCTCGACTCACTTGGGTCAAGGCAAATGACATGACAATATCAAATATGGAAGTGGGAAGTGGCCATTAAAACGATATACATTCCGTGGGCTCTCTGGCTCTCCCAAAGCCTCAAGCATTACTGGGAACAAAATTTACGGCTTCTTCTTTGCCAAAGGAAGAAGGCTGGCGCTTAACCCTGCGCGGGTCATGAAAAGTCGGTCATCTGCCTTCGGTCTCCGGATACCGTCATCATTCTGACCATTGGTTGGTCGCAGAGGTGCCGGATTGTGAATCCGTTTCTCCCTGCACTTACTCGACAAATGTACCGCCATGTGAGATTGTTTCGCCTCTTGATACCGGTTTCCCGATATTTCCGAGATTTTGCTCAACATTGCCCAACTTTTTTATTTCTGGCGATTTTCAATGAGAATAATCTCATCAGCGGATTGTCTGCCAGTCTATCATTATAACTACCAAATTTGCATTTTGTTCACGCAAATAATTGATATATTGGTAGTTGTCTGCTGTTGTCCGGCTTTTGTCCGCTGTTGGGTCAGGCCTTGCGACAAGATTAGACCAGATTATCAGATACGATAGAATCTCAAAACGAGCAAATGTTAAAATTCAAATGTCCGATAATTTTTTTCGTTGAGACACCCTTTTTGACCATGATAACGGGTACAACTCCGTTATCAGCATCCCACCTCTGAATCCCAACGATAGCGTCTTTGGCAACACCACCATCATCAGACTGCACCAAAACAGTATTCAGAGGCAGTCAGTATCAGGTGTCACGCATCTGGTTGACCTGCGTCTGATATTGCAACATTGGCAATTTACAGATAGTTTTCAGCAAATCAGACACATCCCCAACATGCCCCAATCTTTCCCCAAGATGCCCCAACAAATTTTTCATGTCTGAACCATCGGGTGTAATCGGGTGTTGGTTGATTCATCCTGAATTCGAACTCTCAGTCGGAATAATCAGCTTTGGCGAGACCACCGTCTCAGCGACCATCCATCAGTCCAACACCAGTTCCGGCAGATTTGCTCACGCAATTTCGCCGAGTAATCAACATGAAACAACTTTAATACAAACTTGAACAACAAAAGCCCCGACCGCCACGTCACATCGACGCAGCAGCCGGGGCATGTGTGTGAATTTGTTAATGAACAATCAAATGCGATATTTTAGCTGCTGTTTATTCACCACTGGGAATAGAATATCTTCAAATTCACGAGGCTTTTGCAGATTCAATATTTCTTAAACGAATAATTTAATTATACCAAGGCATTCATCCGTTGCAAGAGTCAACAACCGTTTGCTTTTTATATCATCACCCCCTTTTAAGAGAGATTCAAATTTCCGGAATTCTATGAGATAGTCATTTAGCGGTTTTATTGTACTATTTGCGAATCTATCTATGATGTACTTTGTTTCATCTGTTTCGCGATATCTCAAGATGGAGGCTATAACTGGTTTTGACTTTTCAACATTTTGAAAAGCGTTTACAACTTTTGCCGAAGGGAAGCGCTCTACGACTTCTTTGGCTTTTGAGAATATTGAGCGTGCCAAAGACTCAACACTAAAGCCGCTTGCGCTCCCTTTCCCTGAACTTGCGACTATTCTATCAGTGATATCACCATCTCCATCTTGCATTCTAAACGAAGCTGACGAACCTCCCCAATCATAGGTAATTTGTGCTTCAAGCAATGTCCAAGTTCCAATAGGTAATCCCTCGACTAAGTCTTTATTGAGAATAGAAACCCTAAATTTTCCATTCCCATTCCATTGACTTGCAAGAGCAACATTGCAGATATAGTCGTAATTTGATTGATCCTGGGATATGGGAAGTTTAGTAATCAGTTGAGAACAACCATTGATTTTTATTCCAAAGATATATTGTTCATCAATAAGTGCCATTACTGTACTAATAAAAGTTAAAGAATTTAATTTTGGTTTGTTTAAGTTGCACTGACCCGATTTATTTCAGTTGAAATCGGGGGTTGCGCGGAGGTTGGTTGACACTGCGTTGACACGGAGTGAAATTAAAAATCGCAAGTGATTGATTCTCAATCACTTGCGATTTATTGTAGTGCCCAGAACAGAAGCAACCAAATGAAAGGGTATGCACTGTTATGCAAGCAGGTTCGAGTTTTGGAAAAATTAACAATATGTTGATATATAGACTATTAAAAATCCATCGTTGCAAAAATAGGTGTCATTCGTTTCCAAGAAAAATCGCTAAATTTCAAATAGGAGGACAAAAGGAGGACAAAAAATTTGGAGCGTAATAGATTAATTGCTAACTTTGTAAAAAGGACAATCAACTATTAATTCCGACTAACTCGTCTAAAAATGGCTGATTTTCCGTCCTCCACCCATTAAAATTTTTGTCCTCCTATGGCAAGTATCAAGCGTTATATCTCCTCCAAAGTAGAGGGTAACGGCAGGTCGGAAATAATGTTTCGGCTTAGCCTGTCGAAAGACATCAAGCTCCGTCTAAAGACCGGAATATATATTGAGCCGAGTCGTTTCAATCCTAAGACCGGTGCAATATCAAAGCCTCGTGCCAATCAAAAGGAAATATCCGAAATAAAGGACACTGAGCGCAAAATCAGAGACCTTGAAGATTATATCTACGACCTATGCGAGGCGCATACGTTGGCAGAACTTACAAAGGACTTCTTCGAGAAAGAAATTTATCGCTTCCATAATCCTAAGAAAGAGCGTAAGCCTAAAGAAGTGGAAGCGAAGCTGCAAAAGAAATTCGTCGAGCTTGTCGAGGAATTTCCGGATAAGCGTGGACTTTCTGAATGGCGACATCGACGTTATGGCGTACTGAGCCGTAGTCTCCATCGCTTTGAACTGTATCGCAAGATCAAAAGACGTCTCCCGTATAAACTTGATTTTGAAATGTTCACTACCGAAGTGCTTGAGGAATATGAGGAGTTTCTTCGTAATGAGCCTGCCATTTTCGACAAATACCCCAAAATCTTTGAGGAGTTCCCGGCTGAGACACGCAAAGCTCGCAAATCACGCCGTCCTTTTGAAAAAGGCGACAATACCATTATAGGCATATTCGCCTGCCTGCGTACATTCTTCAAATGGGCTAATGAAGAAGGGCTTACAAAGAACAGCCCATTTGCAAGATACCACGGCAAAACCACTGAAAGATACGGCACGCCTATCTATATCACAATCAAGGAGCGTGATATAATCGCGGATTATGACCTGTCAGCCAATAAGCCGCTTGAAGTGCAGCGCGATATATTCATCTTCCACTGCTGTATCGGTTGCCGTATATCCGACCTCATGCGTCTCACCCCGGCCAATATCATCAATGGCTATGTGGAGTATATAGCAAGCAAAACCAAGGCTGATCGCTCAGACGTTATACGCGTTCCGCTGACTCAGAGGGCAAAGGACATACTTGAAAAATACAAGGATGTGGAGAAAGACGGAAAGATTCTGCCATTCATCAGTTCGCAGAAATACAACGTGGCTATCAAAAAGATATTCAAGACTTGTGGCATAACACGCATAGTCACAGTCCTCAATCCCACGACCGGAGAAGAAGAGCAACGGCCTATTGATGAGATAGCCAGCAGCCACCTTGCCCGCCGTACATTTGTCGGCAACCTTTACAAGAAAGTGAAAGATCCGAATCTTGTGGGAGCGTTGAGCGGACACAAGGAAGGCAGCCGGGCATTTGCAAGATACCGCGAGATTGATGACGACTTGAAGAAGGAAATGATAGGATTTATCGAATAATCCGGATTTTGAGGGGAGATAATCAGCTATGGCTGAACATTTCCCCTCTATTCATAGTTGACAAATCAAATATTTTTATTAACTTTGTCAACCAAAGGATATATCAACATGAACAAGCAGACTAACGACATATTTTCGCGCCGTCTTAGACAGGCCCGTATGATGAAAGGTTTTTCGTTGGAGAAACTTTCTCACTGTGTCACTCCAGCCATAACCCGGCAGGCCATAAATAAGTATGAGAAAGGATTGATGATGCCGGACAGTCGTGTGCTGATAGCACTTGCGGCGGCTCTTGGTGTCAAGATTGATTACTTTTTCCGTCCGTTCACCGTGGAGGTTGACCGTGTGGAATTTCGTAAGAAACCAAAATTCCCTGAACGCATGGCGATGGCTGTGAGGGAGAAGGTGCGGGAGGAACTGGAGCGTTATCTGGAGGTGGAACAGCTTTGCGGTTGTTCTACTGAATTTTCAATGCCGCGCAAGCGTGTATCCAACACTGATGAAGCGGTACTTCATGCCAATGAAGTACGCAAGCATCTTGGCTTGGGATATGACGGCATAACCAACGCAATAGAAGTTCTGGAGGATAATGGCGTAAAGGTAATTGAGATTGCAGAGGATACCGACTTTGACGGATTGAGCGGTTATGCCAACGGCTCTATTCCTCTTATTGTGGTTAACGGCAACTTCCCTACTGAGCGCAAACGCTTCACCGCCTTGCATGAGTTAGGGCATCTGCTTCTTGATATTCCTGAAGATGTATCGTCGAAGGAAGTTGAGCATATCTGCAACGCTTTCGCGAGTGAATTGTTACTTCCTGTCAGTGTGCTTAAATCGAAGTTGGGAGATTCGAGGCATGACATATCTTTATCAGAACTGACTGACATACAGCGTCAGTTCGGCATATCTATCGACGATATTATGATAGCCTTGCGCTCAAATAATGTGATTTCCGACAAGCGTTATTCCGGTTTTCAGACTAAGAAGAACAGACTTCCTGATTTCAAGAAACTTGTCGAGACCTCACGTGTAGTAAGCGAGCGGTCAGGACGGTTCGCACGCATGGTTTATCGTGCGTTGGCCGATGAAGTCATCTCTTTTTCTAAAGCCGCTGTGCTACTGAACACCTCTGTCGAGAGCGTCAAGTCTCAGCTTCAATTAGTGTGAGAAGATGGAGATAATTGTCAACGATACAAATATCTTCATCGATCTTCACTCGATAGGATTGCTAAGTCAACTTTGCGATTTGCCTTACGAAATACGCACGGTGGATTTTGTGATGGCAGAAATTGTCGATAATCGACAGCAAGAAGATATGGGGCGTCTTGTCAAAGAAGGGAAGATTACGGTCGAGAGCTTTACAGCTGAGGAACTTATTGAGATTGTAAATGAACACGCCGCCGTGTCCGGCAACCTTTCCATACCGGACTGCTCGGTATGCTATTATGCCCGTAAACATAATATTACTCTGCTTACCGGCGACCGCCAGCTACGCAGATATGCCGAGTCCCATAATCTCACTGTTCACGGCATCCTTTTTATATTCGATGAACTTGTGGCACATTCGGTCATTTCTCCGGAGGTGGCCGCAGGAAAATTGAAAGAATTATACTCAATCAACGTGCGCCTGCCGAAGTCCGAGATTCAAAGACGGATTGACCGTTGGGGTAACGACACATGAATATCATGGATATAGTAGATATACAGCACTCCATCGGCAAGATGATTTCGGACCTTTGTCTTATCCGAAATACGGTCTGCACAGCCTCGGCTGACGGATTGAACGGTCTGTCAGAATATTTGGCTGACAATCAGCTTGAATATGAAAAAGCCATCAGAACCGAGGTAAAGGATAAAGGAAGTGATTATTTTGTAGGCCAGTTATACCGTAGTCTATCATCATATCTTGCGTGGTATGCTGAGAATAACGATGTTCATTCTGACAATGCCGCAGTATCGAAAAGGATTTATGACAGGATAGTTTTCCTCTGGATACCTCCGATAGAAAACCTGTTCCCCGGAGTTATAAAGACGAATGAAAATATAACGATACCAGCCTGTGACAATAAAGATCCAAAAGGTTACAATAGCCCATACGAACAAGTCGGAGAGCACTATCGCAGTATAAGATACGACATTATTGAGAACAAAAATTATCCGCATCTTACAAATGATGAGATATACCGCAGGCTGAAGGAATTGGCTGCACCCATATCTGCCGAAGGTGTGAAAATAGCCATGATTCTCAATATAGCTATAAAACATCGTCTGTTGCTCAAAAAACCGCAGGGAAAGTCACTTGTAAGAGAACTTGGAATGACCTGTACCAATGCCGCAGTAATAAATATAATCGCAAGTCCCGACGAGCATTTCTATATTGACGAGTGGGGAAGAGAAATGGAAGCTAAGTTACTGAAACAATAGCCGTTCATATTCAAAACATATCATACCGTCCTATCGCTTAAACTTTAATCCCTTAAATTTAAGCAGAGGATATAAAAGTTAAAGGAGTCCTGTACGTACAGGGCTCTATTTTTGTGCCATAATTCTAAAATCAAAGGATATGGCAGCAGAAATTATCAATTCCATACTTGATGGACCCAAGGGAATATATCTTGTGGTCGATGCCTCTGATATGAAAGTGGCATTCCGAGAATTTCTCCAGATGATTCGAGAGTCTGAGGACGAAAAAAGAGCCTACGATGAAGAGTTGGCTACGGTGACGCGAGAGGAAGCCTGCAAGATTTTCAACCGTTCATACAGCACACTTCTCCGATGGGAGAAAGACGGTTATCTTGTGCCGGTGAAGATAGGGAAAACTCCACTATACAAAATGTCGGATATAAAGGACGTGCTGAATCAAAATTTCGGTAAACCGTGAGAAATCAACCCGTAAAACTTTAGCAAGGTGTGGCACATTACAAAATAATCAAGGCTCCACCCTGGGATGGTCTTACATTCCTTTATAACCTGACTGTCGATGATAGCATATTGCCTAAATGCACGCAATGTCGCATCTTCCGTAAGCACGGATTATAAACCGCATCTTTCAACGGAGGGTGAATCTGATACGATGAATTGTCAAGATGCCATCACATGGCTTCATCGTAAAGGGACGCGTCAACCCATGAACAGTGGGGCAAGTAGTATTAACACGCTTGCCATTGTACTATGGAAGGCATAAAACACTTGCTTATGAAAGCAAAATCTTTACCCGCCGTTGATCCGTCAAGACTCTACACCCGGCAGGAAGTGGCAACAATGTTTGCCCTTGCAGACATCGAATTATTCAGCTATGTCAGTGGTCCTGAAAAGCTGGAATATGAAATTAGTGAAGATTCGCCTTATCCTCGTTTCCGTGGGAGCGAGCTTATTCGCTTCTTCTCCAAAACCTATAAGTTATGCCAAGATGGATGCCCGTCTATGAAGACGATATGACGCACTGGCTCTGGGATAATGCACAGCGTTATCAATGGTGGCTCGAAATAAGATTCCGCGCCGCCAAAACTCCGGGCATGAGGTATGTGGGTGACACGAATATCCGCATACGGGTGACTTATGGAGAATGGCCTGTGACAATAGCGTATCTGGGTACTCGGTGGCACGCCGATGAAAGAGCCGTCGTATCTTTCCTTGAAGCATTGGAGGAAGATGGTTTGATTACCCGTAGAAAGAGCGGATTGATCACAGTTATATCTGTATGTGGTTTTGAAAAGTATTGCTTCAATATGGCAAATGATGGAACAAACACGACCTGCCACAATTCAGGCATTGAGCCGCAGATGCTTCCGCAGGACAATATGTCCGATGAAGAACCGATCGGAATGACAATCGAAACACAGGAGGAAACAGCCAATCAGACGCAAGACCGGACGCTGGCATATTTAGATAAAAGAAAAAATATAAAAGAACTTTTTATTGAGAGTAAACGCGCACATGAAGAAGAATTTTTAGAAAAACTGAAAAAATCAGATACCGCTTTGACGGAAATGGCAAAGAGCCTGCACTGTGAAGTGGCGGATCTGATACCGTTGGCTGATGATTTCAGCAACGCGACAATTTCAACCGAAGACTGGCACTCCACGTTTTCGGCTTTCAAAAAACATTTTCTCAACTGGGCCCGGCTGAGATTAAAAACGACTAAGAATGAGATACCCACAAAAAATCAACCCGAAAGAGGCTATAATCCAAATGCAGGCCGCCGCCGAGGACCGATTACACCCGATTGCGGACTTATCGAAGATTGATGCCTACAAGCAGTATTTCTTGCGTTGTGCGAAAGCCATTTGCCCCGGCTATATCGTCCGCGACGACCAACGCAATATTTTGAACGACATCGTTCATTGGGCTTTGAA is part of the Duncaniella dubosii genome and encodes:
- a CDS encoding AAA family ATPase; this translates as MMDANELDVLWHTSQIRVTDEIAVAPEVLFCNGSVIGTLGNFSASTGKAKSKKTFNVSAIVAAALINGEVLRYVAEFPDNKRTVLYFDTEQSPYHCQKVIRRALQLAGLPLDRHPDNLIFAQLRAQVPDIRLEIIDRAIATTPNVGLVIIDGVRDLMFDINNATESSRLINKLMEWTDKYQIHIHTVLHLNKSDDNVRGHVGTELNNKAETVLQVSKSTTDDEVTEVSASCIRSMDFAPFAFRVNDYGLPEIVENHTFGKASKQQVFSYNELSPDQHREALELAFADGAIKGCQNCEDKIKAAYASCGYPYGDGKVTKLKTFLMNKRMIVKENGAYQFNRDFYY
- a CDS encoding helix-turn-helix transcriptional regulator, with translation MNNIIELVKSGVTGLTLNIKIEDLVEFADHFISEAKEALLSPMVKQSQEKLLPKAEVLEKFNICPTTLWNWERKKYIVPVKIGRKVYYRQADVECLIIERGKR
- a CDS encoding site-specific integrase, with the translated sequence MASIKRYISSKVEGNGRSEIMFRLSLSKDIKLRLKTGIYIEPSRFNPKTGAISKPRANQKEISEIKDTERKIRDLEDYIYDLCEAHTLAELTKDFFEKEIYRFHNPKKERKPKEVEAKLQKKFVELVEEFPDKRGLSEWRHRRYGVLSRSLHRFELYRKIKRRLPYKLDFEMFTTEVLEEYEEFLRNEPAIFDKYPKIFEEFPAETRKARKSRRPFEKGDNTIIGIFACLRTFFKWANEEGLTKNSPFARYHGKTTERYGTPIYITIKERDIIADYDLSANKPLEVQRDIFIFHCCIGCRISDLMRLTPANIINGYVEYIASKTKADRSDVIRVPLTQRAKDILEKYKDVEKDGKILPFISSQKYNVAIKKIFKTCGITRIVTVLNPTTGEEEQRPIDEIASSHLARRTFVGNLYKKVKDPNLVGALSGHKEGSRAFARYREIDDDLKKEMIGFIE
- a CDS encoding helix-turn-helix domain-containing protein, whose translation is MNKQTNDIFSRRLRQARMMKGFSLEKLSHCVTPAITRQAINKYEKGLMMPDSRVLIALAAALGVKIDYFFRPFTVEVDRVEFRKKPKFPERMAMAVREKVREELERYLEVEQLCGCSTEFSMPRKRVSNTDEAVLHANEVRKHLGLGYDGITNAIEVLEDNGVKVIEIAEDTDFDGLSGYANGSIPLIVVNGNFPTERKRFTALHELGHLLLDIPEDVSSKEVEHICNAFASELLLPVSVLKSKLGDSRHDISLSELTDIQRQFGISIDDIMIALRSNNVISDKRYSGFQTKKNRLPDFKKLVETSRVVSERSGRFARMVYRALADEVISFSKAAVLLNTSVESVKSQLQLV
- a CDS encoding PIN domain-containing protein: MEIIVNDTNIFIDLHSIGLLSQLCDLPYEIRTVDFVMAEIVDNRQQEDMGRLVKEGKITVESFTAEELIEIVNEHAAVSGNLSIPDCSVCYYARKHNITLLTGDRQLRRYAESHNLTVHGILFIFDELVAHSVISPEVAAGKLKELYSINVRLPKSEIQRRIDRWGNDT
- a CDS encoding helix-turn-helix domain-containing protein, with the translated sequence MAAEIINSILDGPKGIYLVVDASDMKVAFREFLQMIRESEDEKRAYDEELATVTREEACKIFNRSYSTLLRWEKDGYLVPVKIGKTPLYKMSDIKDVLNQNFGKP